The following are encoded in a window of SAR202 cluster bacterium genomic DNA:
- a CDS encoding polyribonucleotide nucleotidyltransferase produces the protein MVRVFERQIGRQKLVLETGRMAFQASGSVQVRYGDTVTLVTATMSKSARPDIDFLPLTVEFEERLYAVGKIPGSFFRREGRPTSEAVLSARLIDRPMRPLFPKSLHNDLQIVVTVLSADRQNPPDVLGIVGASAAVSISDIPFGGPVGACRVAYKDGQYIVNPTYEEIEASQLSVVVAGARDSVGMVEAGATEVSEEVVIEAIKLAKRTNNEIIDLIEEMAGAVGKAKQEPPPEADKSELEGSVREILGNRLVETLERAPMKSEREDAIEALRSEAEEALKEKYDAKAVAGVFKSILKDLVRSRILERGVRPDGRKSDEIRPISIEVGLIPRTHGSGLFTRGQTQVLSLATLASIGMEQKLDTLSPQESKRYLHHYNFPPYSTGETGRMFTGRREIGHGALAERALEPMLPSEEEFPYAIRVVSEVVSSNGSTSMASVCGSTLSLMDAGVPIKAPVAGIAMGLIMGEDGKHAVLTDIQGIEDFLGDMDFKVAGTSEGINALQMDMKIHALPDEILAMALEQARAARLFILDKMKAALPEPRATLSPYAPKMYRMTIPVEKIGAVIGPGGKNIRSIIEESGATVDIDDAGVVVIGAVDDASIQKARARIEGMTRELQIGDIFTGKVTRTANFGVFVELLPGKDGLLRREEMSEMDNGYSIGQEVTVMIHEIDSMGRVNLSRRALFEDKDKPRPVAERAPDRGFDRDRGPRGGFGGRDRGPAPSRDRDSGPRDFGRGGDRDRAPRYGDGDRGGDRGPDRGPDRGPDRGPDRGGDRGPRYGGGGDRGGYGGGRGGYGGGGGGGGYRGGGGGGGGYRKPYQRP, from the coding sequence ATGGTCCGCGTTTTTGAGAGGCAAATTGGAAGGCAGAAGCTAGTCCTTGAGACTGGCCGCATGGCGTTTCAGGCCAGCGGGTCGGTGCAGGTGAGGTATGGGGACACGGTGACGCTGGTGACGGCGACGATGTCGAAGTCGGCGAGGCCGGATATCGATTTCCTGCCTTTGACGGTGGAGTTTGAGGAGAGGCTGTACGCCGTGGGGAAGATACCGGGCAGCTTCTTCCGCCGCGAGGGGAGGCCCACGTCGGAAGCGGTGCTGAGCGCGCGATTAATCGACCGCCCCATGAGGCCGCTTTTCCCCAAGTCGTTACATAACGATTTACAGATTGTTGTCACAGTGCTGTCGGCAGACCGGCAGAACCCGCCGGACGTGCTGGGGATTGTGGGGGCGTCGGCGGCGGTGTCGATATCGGACATACCGTTTGGCGGGCCGGTGGGGGCGTGCCGCGTCGCGTATAAAGACGGGCAGTATATTGTCAACCCCACATATGAAGAGATAGAGGCCAGCCAGCTCAGCGTGGTAGTGGCGGGGGCAAGGGACAGCGTGGGGATGGTGGAGGCCGGGGCCACGGAGGTTTCGGAGGAGGTGGTGATAGAGGCCATCAAGCTGGCGAAGCGCACCAACAACGAGATCATCGATCTGATTGAAGAGATGGCCGGAGCCGTTGGGAAGGCCAAGCAGGAGCCGCCGCCGGAAGCTGACAAGTCGGAGCTAGAGGGCTCCGTGAGGGAGATACTGGGGAACCGGCTGGTGGAGACACTGGAGCGGGCGCCGATGAAGTCGGAGCGAGAGGACGCCATCGAGGCGCTGCGGTCGGAGGCGGAGGAGGCGCTGAAAGAGAAGTATGACGCCAAGGCCGTCGCCGGCGTGTTCAAGAGCATTTTGAAGGACCTGGTGCGGAGCCGCATCCTGGAGCGGGGCGTTCGACCGGATGGCCGCAAGTCGGACGAGATACGGCCCATATCGATAGAGGTGGGGCTGATACCTCGGACGCACGGCAGCGGGCTGTTTACTCGAGGGCAGACGCAGGTGCTGAGCCTGGCGACGCTGGCCAGCATAGGGATGGAACAGAAGCTGGACACCTTGAGCCCGCAGGAGAGCAAGCGCTATTTGCACCATTACAACTTCCCGCCGTATTCGACGGGGGAGACGGGCCGCATGTTCACGGGCCGCCGTGAGATAGGGCACGGGGCGCTGGCGGAGCGGGCGTTGGAGCCGATGCTGCCGAGCGAAGAAGAGTTCCCCTACGCTATTCGTGTGGTATCGGAAGTGGTCAGTTCCAATGGCAGCACATCCATGGCCAGCGTCTGCGGCAGCACGCTGTCGCTGATGGACGCGGGGGTGCCTATTAAGGCACCGGTGGCGGGTATTGCCATGGGCCTTATTATGGGCGAGGACGGAAAGCACGCCGTTCTGACGGACATCCAGGGAATCGAAGACTTCCTGGGGGACATGGACTTCAAGGTGGCGGGGACGTCGGAAGGCATCAACGCCCTGCAGATGGATATGAAGATTCACGCCCTGCCGGACGAGATTCTGGCGATGGCGCTGGAGCAGGCGAGGGCGGCGCGATTGTTCATCCTGGACAAGATGAAGGCGGCACTGCCGGAGCCTCGCGCGACGCTAAGCCCTTACGCGCCGAAGATGTACCGCATGACCATACCTGTCGAGAAGATTGGAGCGGTCATAGGGCCGGGAGGCAAAAATATAAGGTCGATCATCGAAGAGTCCGGCGCCACGGTGGACATAGACGACGCGGGCGTGGTGGTCATCGGGGCGGTGGACGACGCGTCGATACAGAAGGCGCGAGCGAGAATCGAGGGGATGACTCGCGAGCTGCAGATAGGCGACATCTTCACCGGCAAGGTGACGCGAACGGCCAACTTCGGCGTGTTCGTAGAGCTGCTGCCGGGGAAGGACGGGTTGCTGAGGCGCGAGGAGATGTCCGAAATGGACAATGGATATTCGATAGGACAGGAAGTCACGGTGATGATCCACGAGATAGACTCGATGGGCCGCGTGAACCTGTCCCGCCGGGCGCTGTTCGAGGACAAGGACAAGCCCAGGCCGGTGGCCGAGAGGGCGCCGGACCGCGGGTTTGACCGGGACCGGGGGCCCAGGGGCGGGTTCGGCGGACGGGACCGGGGGCCGGCGCCGTCTCGAGACCGGGATAGCGGGCCTCGCGATTTTGGCCGTGGCGGAGACCGGGACCGCGCGCCCAGATACGGCGATGGAGACCGGGGCGGCGATAGAGGGCCGGATAGAGGTCCCGATAGGGGGCCAGACCGTGGCCCTGATAGGGGCGGAGACCGCGGCCCCAGGTATGGCGGAGGCGGCGACCGCGGCGGTTACGGCGGAGGCCGGGGCGGCTACGGTGGCGGCGGCGGCGGTGGTGGATATCGCGGAGGCGGCGGTGGAGGCGGCGGGTACCGGAAGCCGTATCAGAGGCCGTAG
- the rpsO gene encoding 30S ribosomal protein S15: MDKDRKAEVIAANRLSDSDTGSVDVQVAVLTERINELTRHLKTHRKDTSTRAGLLKMVSRRRKLLSYLTRHDVAHYRTLIGRLGLRK; the protein is encoded by the coding sequence GTGGATAAGGACAGGAAGGCGGAGGTAATAGCCGCTAACAGGCTCAGCGACAGCGATACAGGTTCAGTGGATGTACAAGTGGCGGTGCTTACCGAGAGGATTAACGAGTTGACGCGCCACCTCAAGACCCATCGCAAGGACACCTCCACACGAGCAGGCCTCCTGAAGATGGTAAGCCGTCGAAGGAAGCTATTAAGCTATCTGACCCGGCACGACGTCGCACACTACAGGACCCTTATCGGCAGATTAGGTCTGCGGAAATAG
- the rsmI gene encoding 16S rRNA (cytidine(1402)-2'-O)-methyltransferase: MPTLFIVSTPIGNLEDITLRALRILRDTPLIAAEDTRVTRKLLARHSISTPLLSLHAHNEPARIPAILDALAKHDVALVTDAGSPTLSDPGAHLVRAAAQAGCPVVPIPGPSAITAALSASGLPADTFTFLGFLPRRSKDRLSTLKSVVSLQHTLVIFEAPHRLQDTLQSLLTALGDRPIAVCRELTKLHEEIFRGSISDALAHFTAPRGEFTLVIEGSSSVPSLPPQPQAIPLHQQLAALKAQGLRAKDAVAQVTASTGLPKRDVYKAWLELGKQAGKGVG; encoded by the coding sequence ATGCCGACTTTATTTATAGTCTCCACCCCCATCGGCAACCTCGAAGACATCACCCTCCGCGCCCTCCGCATCCTCCGCGACACCCCCCTCATCGCCGCCGAGGACACCCGCGTCACCCGCAAGCTCCTCGCCCGTCACTCCATCTCCACACCCCTCCTCAGCCTCCACGCCCACAACGAGCCCGCCCGAATCCCCGCCATCCTCGACGCCTTGGCTAAACACGATGTCGCCCTCGTCACCGACGCCGGCTCACCCACCCTCTCCGACCCGGGCGCCCACCTCGTCCGCGCCGCCGCCCAGGCCGGCTGCCCCGTCGTCCCCATCCCCGGTCCCTCCGCCATCACCGCCGCCCTCTCCGCCTCCGGCCTCCCCGCCGACACCTTCACCTTCCTCGGCTTCCTCCCTCGACGCTCCAAAGACCGGCTCTCCACCCTCAAATCCGTCGTCTCTCTTCAGCATACGTTGGTTATATTCGAGGCCCCCCACCGCCTTCAAGACACCCTCCAATCCCTCCTCACCGCCCTCGGCGACCGACCCATCGCCGTCTGTCGCGAGCTAACCAAACTCCACGAAGAAATCTTCCGAGGCTCCATCAGCGACGCCCTCGCCCACTTCACCGCCCCCCGCGGCGAGTTCACCCTGGTCATCGAAGGCTCCTCATCCGTCCCCTCTCTCCCCCCCCAACCCCAAGCCATCCCTCTCCATCAACAACTCGCCGCCCTCAAAGCCCAGGGCCTCCGCGCCAAAGACGCCGTCGCCCAAGTCACCGCCTCCACCGGCCTCCCCAAACGAGACGTCTACAAGGCCTGGCTGGAGCTAGGAAAGCAAGCTGGCAAAGGGGTGGGGTGA